In Entelurus aequoreus isolate RoL-2023_Sb linkage group LG02, RoL_Eaeq_v1.1, whole genome shotgun sequence, one genomic interval encodes:
- the LOC133636154 gene encoding uncharacterized protein LOC133636154 isoform X2 produces MENAESTVSRASRSSGSRSSAASLTLAAATARAKAEAAQARAAFAKKEIEIKLEKARLEATLHALEKEGEAQAAAAEAAVMEDAAARLETTVEHYIHLPSLQSAHERTAEYIRKHSEPSIEPSDKEPREINTNDIKLDEGMNKVKIKESDRQHESVPTVSKDFQPQRPPENSAHNIPMYTTPSTVHNQYYSPAQYHSNDTNELAKYLVRSQLLTSELTKFDDKPENYLAWKSSFTNATESLDLKAGEEIDLLIKSLGPESVKHARRIRAVNINKSPAALQLIWDRLEETYGSPEAIEGALFAKLDQFPKIGPKDHLKLRELSDLLLEINSAMQEGYLHGLSYLDTARGIAPIVEKLPYGLQDRWMMEGSRYKQEYKVNFPPFTFFLQFIQTQAKARNDPSFHIQPSFISGVKKDRFGENYSNNRRTVSVHETSVTATPTNEPDKWCPVHNRPHALQHCRGFKEKPLQERKRLLKQHNICYKCCASTRHVARNCEAAVKCSECDSDEHPSALHPDSPSLPLRTSLPPAYHGGEQEDGQEETVVASCTEARTMKTRSLRNKTRRLNQVDHPESSSDLDLAPVAHCSKTMKNFLGFCIKLSIERRDNQPVKISNS; encoded by the exons ATGGAGAACGCTGAATCTACGGTTTCCCGGGCAAGCAGATCGTCCGGAAGCAGATCGTCTGCCGCAAGTCTAACGTTAGCAGCTGCCACAGCACGTGCAAAAGCAGAAGCAGCCCAGGCCAGAGCTGCATTTGCAAAGAAAGAAATAGAAATTAAACTAGAAAAAGCTAGATTGGAAGCAACACTCCATGCACTCGAGAAGGAAGGTGAAGCACAAGCTGCCGCCGCCGAAGCAGCAGTGATGGAGGACGCTGCTGCAAGATTGGAAACGACAGTGGAACATTATATTCATCTGCCCTCACTCCAAAGCGCCCATGAGCGGACAGCTGAATACATAAGAAAACACAGTGAGCCCAGCATTGAGCCCAGTGATAAAGAGCCACGTGAAATAAACACAAATGACATTAAACTAGATGAAGGGATGAACAAAGTAAAAATTAAGGAATCAGATAGGCAACATGAATCTGTACCCACAGTCTCAAAAGACTTTCAGCCCCAAAGACCCCCAGAAAACAGTGCCCATAATATTCCTATGTATACAACGCCCTCTACTGTCCACAACCAGTATTACTCACCCGCTCAATATCATTCTAATGACACTAATGAACTTGCTAAATATCTAGTAAGGAGTCAGTTGTTAACGTCTGAGCTCACAAAGTTTGATGACAAACCAGAAAATTATTTAGCTTGGAAATCATCATTCACTAACGCTACCGAGAGTCTTGATCTTAAAGCTGGGGAAGAAATTGACCTCCTGATTAAATCACTGGGCCCAGAGTCAGTTAAACATGCACGTCGTATCAGAGCAGTGAATATAAATAAATCACCAGCTGCCTTACAACTCATCTGGGACAGGCTAGAAGAGACCTATGGTTCGCCAGAGGCCATAGAGGGCGCTCTTTTTGCAAAACTTGACCAGTTCCCCAAAATAGGGCCAAAAGATCACCTAAAACTAAGAGAGCTAAGCGATTTACTGTTGGAAATCAATTCAGCAATGCAAGAAGGATATTTACATGGACTGTCCTATCTTGATACGGCAAGAGGCATCGCTCCAATCGTGGAAAAATTGCCGTATGGACTACAAGACAGATGGATGATGGAAGGCTCACGCTACAAACAGGAATATAAAGTAAATTTTCCTCCTTTTACCTTCTTTCTGCAGTTTATTCAGACACAAGCAAAGGCACGCAATGACCCAAGCTTCCATATCCAGCCATCATTCATCAGCGGAGTAAAAAAGGACAGATTTGGAGAAAATTACAGTAACaaccgcagaacagtttcagtgcATGAAACAAGCGTAAcagccacacccactaatgaACCAGACAAATGGTGTCCTGTACATAACAGACCTCATGCACTACAACATTGTAGAGGTTTTAAGGAAAAACCTCTACAAGAAAGGAAGAGACTGTTAAAGCAACATAATATATGTTACAAGTGCTGTGCATCTACCAGACATGTGGCTCGTAACTGTGAAGCAGCAgttaaatgttctgaatgtgaCTCTGACGAGCACCCTTCTGCCTTGCATCCAGACTCACCTTCCCTTCCTCTCAGGACTTCCTTACCTCCAGCATATCACGGCGGGGAGCAAGAAGATGGACAGGAGGAAACAGTCGTTGCAAGTTGCACTGAG GCTAGGACAATGAAGACACGATCCTTGAGGAACAAGACCAGGAGACTCAATCAAGTGGATCATCCAGAGAGCTCCTCTGATTTAGATCTAGCGCCAGTGGCTCACTGCAGCAAAACCATGAAAAA TTTTCTTGGTTTTTGTATTAAATTATCAATAGAGAGGAGAGACAATCAGCCAGTCAAGATCAGCAACTCCTGA
- the LOC133636154 gene encoding uncharacterized protein LOC133636154 isoform X5 produces MGNTELLHPRPTEDVGSHTQQSTRRHGSEDDCLKPVPNQDADQLLSDVSDSPLNPAIQQSLEDSEVKFGPIVGDDSDTQDTTLPWNPHDLSSMQHSTFNDGPVSSSCLPASPDPFDKEILLLKLRRVNIVDDVLNVFMDPKVLNASLRMEFTNEKAMDTDGVSREAYSAFWDHFLDQSEGEDERVPRLRPDYSEKKWQALGRVWLKGYLDHKILPSRLSPAFVLACCKGVSSVYEELLMMSFARFLSENERVSLEKALQGTIDETVEEDLLDVFSRMGSHCLPPKNNLRAAILTMAHKALLQEPKFIIDCFHSSVHNAMPTLITKDNIMEIYESKRPTNKKVAQMIKP; encoded by the exons ATGGGTAACACAGAGCTCCTGCATCCACGACCTACTGAGGATGTTGGCAGTCATACTCAGCAGTCAACAAGAAGGCATGGATCTGAAGATGACTGTTTAAAGCCTGTGCCAAATCAAGATGCAGACCAGTTGTTAAGTGATGTCTCAGATTCCCCTCTTAATCCTGCCATTCAACAATCTCTTGAGGACTCTGAAGTGAAATTTGGACCCATTGTTGGTGATGATAGTGATACTCAAGACACCACCCTTCCCTGGAATCCACATGACTTGAGCAGCATGCAG CATTCTACATTCAATGATGGTCCTGTATCATCAAGCTGTCTTCCAGCATCACCAGATCCATTTGACAAAGAAATCCTTCTTTTGAAATTAAGACGAGTAAACATAGTTGATGATGTCCTTAATGTCTTCATGGATCCAAAAGTACTGAATGCTAGTCTAAGAATGGAGTTTACAAATGAGAAAGCTATGGACACTGATGGTGTGTCAAGAGAGGCGTACTCCGCATTCTGGGACCACTTCTTGGACCAGTCTGAGGGGGAAGATGAACGAGTACCCAGGCTACGACCAGACTATTCTGAGAAGAAATGGCAAGCTCTTGGAAGAGTGTGGTTGAAAGGATACCTAGACCACAAAATCCTACCAAGCAGACTGTCACCAGCCTTTGTTCTTGCCTGTTGTAAAGGAGTTAGCTCAGTGTATGAAGAACTACTGATGATGTCATTTGCCAGATTTCTTTCAGAGAATGAGCGTGTGTCGCTTGAAAAAGCACTACAGGGTACCATTGATGAAACTGTTGAGGAGGACTTACTTGATGTCTTCTCCAGAATGGGCTCACACTGCCTGCCCCCTAAAAACAATTTACGGGCTGCTATTTTAACAATGGCACACAAAGCTCTTCTTCAAGAGCCAAAGTTCATAATTGACTGTTTCCACTCCAGTGTTCATAATGCTATGCCAACGCTCATAACCAAAGACAACATAATGGAGATATATGAATCTAAGAGGCCAACTAACAAGAAAGTGGCCCAGATGATAAAACCATAA
- the tlnrd1 gene encoding talin rod domain-containing protein 1: MASGGSGKSSGEGSAVAPGGSLQQRKRLSSVCDACKAKMQLVADLLLLSSETRPIMASEGMALADTFDQCRDTVIARTKELSILTHDIQSQLNMGRFTEVGDRLSEMADLVVSLTECSAHAAYLAAVETTGSQLCSPGLVDRYKVTRCRHEVEQSCGVLRGTALPDLTPQLLLELSQNISTNLKTLTDISSLASERSRDRFAKEQFKLSVKSMSTSGTAFLACVREIKTQPGELTRNRCVLFSGALVHAVNALVGFATEPQFLGRAASISTEGKAVQTAVLGGAMSVVSACVLLTQGLRDVAQHPESSSKMADYRDRLRSSACAISDGCTLLTQALRERSSPRTLPPVNSHSVN, encoded by the coding sequence ATGGCGAGTGGCGGCTCCGGCAAGTCGTCTGGCGAAGGATCCGCTGTCGCCCCCGGTGGAAGTCTGCAGCAGAGGAAGCGTCTCTCGTCTGTCTGTGATGCGTGCAAAGCCAAGATGCAGCTCGTGGCCGACCTCCTCCTCTTGTCCAGCGAGACCAGGCCGATTATGGCATCCGAGGGCATGGCGTTGGCCGACACGTTCGACCAGTGCCGTGACACAGTCATCGCACGGACCAAAGAGCTCTCAATTCTCACGCATGACATCCAGAGCCAGCTCAACATGGGCAGATTCACCGAGGTGGGGGACCGCCTGTCAGAGATGGCCGATTTGGTCGTTTCTTTGACAGAGTGCTCCGCTCACGCTGCGTATTTGGCGGCGGTGGAGACCACGGGTTCGCAGCTTTGCTCGCCTGGTCTCGTGGACCGCTACAAAGTAACCCGCTGTCGTCACGAGGTGGAACAAAGCTGCGGCGTCCTCCGAGGAACTGCCTTGCCGGATCTCACCCCTCAGCTCCTCCTGGAGCTCTCCCAGAACATCTCCACCAACCTCAAGACTTTGACGGACATCTCTTCACTCGCCAGCGAGAGGTCCAGGGACCGCTTTGCCAAAGAGCAGTTCAAGTTAAGCGTCAAGAGCATGAGCACCAGCGGCACTGCCTTCTTGGCGTGTGTGAGGGAGATTAAGACCCAGCCCGGCGAGCTCACAAGGAACCGCTGTGTCCTCTTTAGCGGCGCTCTGGTCCACGCTGTCAACGCTCTGGTCGGGTTCGCCACAGAGCCTCAGTTCCTGGGAAGAGCTGCGAGTATCTCCACTGAAGGGAAGGCCGTACAGACTGCGGTGTTGGGGGGCGCAATGAGCGTGGTTTCGGCATGCGTCCTCCTCACCCAGGGACTCAGGGACGTCGCCCAGCACCCTGAGAGCAGTTCCAAAATGGCTGACTACCGGGATCGCCTGCGGAGCTCTGCGTGTGCTATATCAGACGGCTGCACGCTGCTCACTCAGGCTCTCAGAGAGCGCTCCTCGCCGAGGACTCTGCCGCCAGTCAACTCTCATTCTGTGAATTAG
- the LOC133636154 gene encoding uncharacterized protein LOC133636154 isoform X3 — translation MENAESTVSRASRSSGSRSSAASLTLAAATARAKAEAAQARAAFAKKEIEIKLEKARLEATLHALEKEGEAQAAAAEAAVMEDAAARLETTVEHYIHLPSLQSAHERTAEYIRKHSEPSIEPSDKEPREINTNDIKLDEGMNKVKIKESDRQHESVPTVSKDFQPQRPPENSAHNIPMYTTPSTVHNQYYSPAQYHSNDTNELAKYLVRSQLLTSELTKFDDKPENYLAWKSSFTNATESLDLKAGEEIDLLIKSLGPESVKHARRIRAVNINKSPAALQLIWDRLEETYGSPEAIEGALFAKLDQFPKIGPKDHLKLRELSDLLLEINSAMQEGYLHGLSYLDTARGIAPIVEKLPYGLQDRWMMEGSRYKQEYKVNFPPFTFFLQFIQTQAKARNDPSFHIQPSFISGVKKDRFGENYSNNRRTVSVHETSVTATPTNEPDKWCPVHNRPHALQHCRGFKEKPLQERKRLLKQHNICYKCCASTRHVARNCEAAVKCSECDSDEHPSALHPDSPSLPLRTSLPPAYHGGEQEDGQEETVVASCTEARTMKTRSLRNKTRRLNQVDHPESSSDLDLAPVAHCSKTMKKTLK, via the exons ATGGAGAACGCTGAATCTACGGTTTCCCGGGCAAGCAGATCGTCCGGAAGCAGATCGTCTGCCGCAAGTCTAACGTTAGCAGCTGCCACAGCACGTGCAAAAGCAGAAGCAGCCCAGGCCAGAGCTGCATTTGCAAAGAAAGAAATAGAAATTAAACTAGAAAAAGCTAGATTGGAAGCAACACTCCATGCACTCGAGAAGGAAGGTGAAGCACAAGCTGCCGCCGCCGAAGCAGCAGTGATGGAGGACGCTGCTGCAAGATTGGAAACGACAGTGGAACATTATATTCATCTGCCCTCACTCCAAAGCGCCCATGAGCGGACAGCTGAATACATAAGAAAACACAGTGAGCCCAGCATTGAGCCCAGTGATAAAGAGCCACGTGAAATAAACACAAATGACATTAAACTAGATGAAGGGATGAACAAAGTAAAAATTAAGGAATCAGATAGGCAACATGAATCTGTACCCACAGTCTCAAAAGACTTTCAGCCCCAAAGACCCCCAGAAAACAGTGCCCATAATATTCCTATGTATACAACGCCCTCTACTGTCCACAACCAGTATTACTCACCCGCTCAATATCATTCTAATGACACTAATGAACTTGCTAAATATCTAGTAAGGAGTCAGTTGTTAACGTCTGAGCTCACAAAGTTTGATGACAAACCAGAAAATTATTTAGCTTGGAAATCATCATTCACTAACGCTACCGAGAGTCTTGATCTTAAAGCTGGGGAAGAAATTGACCTCCTGATTAAATCACTGGGCCCAGAGTCAGTTAAACATGCACGTCGTATCAGAGCAGTGAATATAAATAAATCACCAGCTGCCTTACAACTCATCTGGGACAGGCTAGAAGAGACCTATGGTTCGCCAGAGGCCATAGAGGGCGCTCTTTTTGCAAAACTTGACCAGTTCCCCAAAATAGGGCCAAAAGATCACCTAAAACTAAGAGAGCTAAGCGATTTACTGTTGGAAATCAATTCAGCAATGCAAGAAGGATATTTACATGGACTGTCCTATCTTGATACGGCAAGAGGCATCGCTCCAATCGTGGAAAAATTGCCGTATGGACTACAAGACAGATGGATGATGGAAGGCTCACGCTACAAACAGGAATATAAAGTAAATTTTCCTCCTTTTACCTTCTTTCTGCAGTTTATTCAGACACAAGCAAAGGCACGCAATGACCCAAGCTTCCATATCCAGCCATCATTCATCAGCGGAGTAAAAAAGGACAGATTTGGAGAAAATTACAGTAACaaccgcagaacagtttcagtgcATGAAACAAGCGTAAcagccacacccactaatgaACCAGACAAATGGTGTCCTGTACATAACAGACCTCATGCACTACAACATTGTAGAGGTTTTAAGGAAAAACCTCTACAAGAAAGGAAGAGACTGTTAAAGCAACATAATATATGTTACAAGTGCTGTGCATCTACCAGACATGTGGCTCGTAACTGTGAAGCAGCAgttaaatgttctgaatgtgaCTCTGACGAGCACCCTTCTGCCTTGCATCCAGACTCACCTTCCCTTCCTCTCAGGACTTCCTTACCTCCAGCATATCACGGCGGGGAGCAAGAAGATGGACAGGAGGAAACAGTCGTTGCAAGTTGCACTGAG GCTAGGACAATGAAGACACGATCCTTGAGGAACAAGACCAGGAGACTCAATCAAGTGGATCATCCAGAGAGCTCCTCTGATTTAGATCTAGCGCCAGTGGCTCACTGCAGCAAAACCATGAAAAA GACTCTGAAGTGA
- the LOC133636154 gene encoding uncharacterized protein LOC133636154 isoform X4 — protein MENAESTVSRASRSSGSRSSAASLTLAAATARAKAEAAQARAAFAKKEIEIKLEKARLEATLHALEKEGEAQAAAAEAAVMEDAAARLETTVEHYIHLPSLQSAHERTAEYIRKHSEPSIEPSDKEPREINTNDIKLDEGMNKVKIKESDRQHESVPTVSKDFQPQRPPENSAHNIPMYTTPSTVHNQYYSPAQYHSNDTNELAKYLVRSQLLTSELTKFDDKPENYLAWKSSFTNATESLDLKAGEEIDLLIKSLGPESVKHARRIRAVNINKSPAALQLIWDRLEETYGSPEAIEGALFAKLDQFPKIGPKDHLKLRELSDLLLEINSAMQEGYLHGLSYLDTARGIAPIVEKLPYGLQDRWMMEGSRYKQEYKTHLPFLSGLPYLQHITAGSKKMDRRKQSLQVALRLGQ, from the exons ATGGAGAACGCTGAATCTACGGTTTCCCGGGCAAGCAGATCGTCCGGAAGCAGATCGTCTGCCGCAAGTCTAACGTTAGCAGCTGCCACAGCACGTGCAAAAGCAGAAGCAGCCCAGGCCAGAGCTGCATTTGCAAAGAAAGAAATAGAAATTAAACTAGAAAAAGCTAGATTGGAAGCAACACTCCATGCACTCGAGAAGGAAGGTGAAGCACAAGCTGCCGCCGCCGAAGCAGCAGTGATGGAGGACGCTGCTGCAAGATTGGAAACGACAGTGGAACATTATATTCATCTGCCCTCACTCCAAAGCGCCCATGAGCGGACAGCTGAATACATAAGAAAACACAGTGAGCCCAGCATTGAGCCCAGTGATAAAGAGCCACGTGAAATAAACACAAATGACATTAAACTAGATGAAGGGATGAACAAAGTAAAAATTAAGGAATCAGATAGGCAACATGAATCTGTACCCACAGTCTCAAAAGACTTTCAGCCCCAAAGACCCCCAGAAAACAGTGCCCATAATATTCCTATGTATACAACGCCCTCTACTGTCCACAACCAGTATTACTCACCCGCTCAATATCATTCTAATGACACTAATGAACTTGCTAAATATCTAGTAAGGAGTCAGTTGTTAACGTCTGAGCTCACAAAGTTTGATGACAAACCAGAAAATTATTTAGCTTGGAAATCATCATTCACTAACGCTACCGAGAGTCTTGATCTTAAAGCTGGGGAAGAAATTGACCTCCTGATTAAATCACTGGGCCCAGAGTCAGTTAAACATGCACGTCGTATCAGAGCAGTGAATATAAATAAATCACCAGCTGCCTTACAACTCATCTGGGACAGGCTAGAAGAGACCTATGGTTCGCCAGAGGCCATAGAGGGCGCTCTTTTTGCAAAACTTGACCAGTTCCCCAAAATAGGGCCAAAAGATCACCTAAAACTAAGAGAGCTAAGCGATTTACTGTTGGAAATCAATTCAGCAATGCAAGAAGGATATTTACATGGACTGTCCTATCTTGATACGGCAAGAGGCATCGCTCCAATCGTGGAAAAATTGCCGTATGGACTACAAGACAGATGGATGATGGAAGGCTCACGCTACAAACAGGAATATAAA ACTCACCTTCCCTTCCTCTCAGGACTTCCTTACCTCCAGCATATCACGGCGGGGAGCAAGAAGATGGACAGGAGGAAACAGTCGTTGCAAGTTGCACTGAG GCTAGGACAATGA
- the mesd gene encoding LRP chaperone MESD → MAPHGRRKYVVLLFCTFLLYCVATESKDKPKKKKKDIRDYNDADMARLLEEWEKDDDIEEGDLPEHRRSPPPIDISKVDSSKPEELLKMSKKGRTLMVFATVSGDPTEKETEEITGLWQGSLFNANYDIQRFVVGSNRVIFMLRDGSLAWEVKDFLLTQERCMDVTVEGQVFPGKAASKDDGKHKQQNEVNAKKTKKKKTESKKVDLEGNRANNRQEEL, encoded by the exons ATGGCTCCTCATGGTCGGCGAAAGTATGTCGTGCTTCTCTTTTGTACTTTTCTGCTTTACTGTGTAGCGACCGAAAGCAAGGATAagccaaagaagaagaagaaagacatCAGAGACTACAATGACGCAGACATGGCGCGGCTCCTTGAGGAATGGGAG AAAGATGATGACATTGAGGAGGGAGACCTTCCAGAGCACCGCAGGTCTCCTCCTCCCATTGACATCTCCAAAGTTGATTCGTCCAAACCTGAAGAGCTGCTGAAGATGTCCAAGAAGGGCAGGACCCTCATGGTTTTTGCCACAGTGTCGGGAGACCCCACAGAGAAGGAGACGGAGGAGATAACAGGCTTGTGGCAGGGCAGCCTTTTTAATGCCAACTATGACATTCAAAG GTTTGTGGTGGGCTCCAACAGGGTGATCTTTATGTTGCGAGATGGCAGCTTAGCCTGGGAAGTGAAAGACTTCCTACTGACCCAGGAGCGATGCATGGATGTCACGGTAGAAGGACAGGTATTCCCAGGGAAGGCTGCCAGCAAGGACGACGGCAAACACAAGCAGCAGAATGAAGTGAACGCCAAGAAGACCAAGAAAAAGAAGACGGAGAGTAAGAAGGTAGATTTGGAGGGCAACAGAGCCAACAATAGACAAGAGGAACTATGA
- the LOC133636154 gene encoding uncharacterized protein LOC133636154 isoform X1: MENAESTVSRASRSSGSRSSAASLTLAAATARAKAEAAQARAAFAKKEIEIKLEKARLEATLHALEKEGEAQAAAAEAAVMEDAAARLETTVEHYIHLPSLQSAHERTAEYIRKHSEPSIEPSDKEPREINTNDIKLDEGMNKVKIKESDRQHESVPTVSKDFQPQRPPENSAHNIPMYTTPSTVHNQYYSPAQYHSNDTNELAKYLVRSQLLTSELTKFDDKPENYLAWKSSFTNATESLDLKAGEEIDLLIKSLGPESVKHARRIRAVNINKSPAALQLIWDRLEETYGSPEAIEGALFAKLDQFPKIGPKDHLKLRELSDLLLEINSAMQEGYLHGLSYLDTARGIAPIVEKLPYGLQDRWMMEGSRYKQEYKVNFPPFTFFLQFIQTQAKARNDPSFHIQPSFISGVKKDRFGENYSNNRRTVSVHETSVTATPTNEPDKWCPVHNRPHALQHCRGFKEKPLQERKRLLKQHNICYKCCASTRHVARNCEAAVKCSECDSDEHPSALHPDSPSLPLRTSLPPAYHGGEQEDGQEETVVASCTEARTMKTRSLRNKTRRLNQVDHPESSSDLDLAPVAHCSKTMKKEERQSASQDQQLLRWVTQSSCIHDLLRMLAVILSSQQEGMDLKMTV, encoded by the exons ATGGAGAACGCTGAATCTACGGTTTCCCGGGCAAGCAGATCGTCCGGAAGCAGATCGTCTGCCGCAAGTCTAACGTTAGCAGCTGCCACAGCACGTGCAAAAGCAGAAGCAGCCCAGGCCAGAGCTGCATTTGCAAAGAAAGAAATAGAAATTAAACTAGAAAAAGCTAGATTGGAAGCAACACTCCATGCACTCGAGAAGGAAGGTGAAGCACAAGCTGCCGCCGCCGAAGCAGCAGTGATGGAGGACGCTGCTGCAAGATTGGAAACGACAGTGGAACATTATATTCATCTGCCCTCACTCCAAAGCGCCCATGAGCGGACAGCTGAATACATAAGAAAACACAGTGAGCCCAGCATTGAGCCCAGTGATAAAGAGCCACGTGAAATAAACACAAATGACATTAAACTAGATGAAGGGATGAACAAAGTAAAAATTAAGGAATCAGATAGGCAACATGAATCTGTACCCACAGTCTCAAAAGACTTTCAGCCCCAAAGACCCCCAGAAAACAGTGCCCATAATATTCCTATGTATACAACGCCCTCTACTGTCCACAACCAGTATTACTCACCCGCTCAATATCATTCTAATGACACTAATGAACTTGCTAAATATCTAGTAAGGAGTCAGTTGTTAACGTCTGAGCTCACAAAGTTTGATGACAAACCAGAAAATTATTTAGCTTGGAAATCATCATTCACTAACGCTACCGAGAGTCTTGATCTTAAAGCTGGGGAAGAAATTGACCTCCTGATTAAATCACTGGGCCCAGAGTCAGTTAAACATGCACGTCGTATCAGAGCAGTGAATATAAATAAATCACCAGCTGCCTTACAACTCATCTGGGACAGGCTAGAAGAGACCTATGGTTCGCCAGAGGCCATAGAGGGCGCTCTTTTTGCAAAACTTGACCAGTTCCCCAAAATAGGGCCAAAAGATCACCTAAAACTAAGAGAGCTAAGCGATTTACTGTTGGAAATCAATTCAGCAATGCAAGAAGGATATTTACATGGACTGTCCTATCTTGATACGGCAAGAGGCATCGCTCCAATCGTGGAAAAATTGCCGTATGGACTACAAGACAGATGGATGATGGAAGGCTCACGCTACAAACAGGAATATAAAGTAAATTTTCCTCCTTTTACCTTCTTTCTGCAGTTTATTCAGACACAAGCAAAGGCACGCAATGACCCAAGCTTCCATATCCAGCCATCATTCATCAGCGGAGTAAAAAAGGACAGATTTGGAGAAAATTACAGTAACaaccgcagaacagtttcagtgcATGAAACAAGCGTAAcagccacacccactaatgaACCAGACAAATGGTGTCCTGTACATAACAGACCTCATGCACTACAACATTGTAGAGGTTTTAAGGAAAAACCTCTACAAGAAAGGAAGAGACTGTTAAAGCAACATAATATATGTTACAAGTGCTGTGCATCTACCAGACATGTGGCTCGTAACTGTGAAGCAGCAgttaaatgttctgaatgtgaCTCTGACGAGCACCCTTCTGCCTTGCATCCAGACTCACCTTCCCTTCCTCTCAGGACTTCCTTACCTCCAGCATATCACGGCGGGGAGCAAGAAGATGGACAGGAGGAAACAGTCGTTGCAAGTTGCACTGAG GCTAGGACAATGAAGACACGATCCTTGAGGAACAAGACCAGGAGACTCAATCAAGTGGATCATCCAGAGAGCTCCTCTGATTTAGATCTAGCGCCAGTGGCTCACTGCAGCAAAACCATGAAAAA AGAGGAGAGACAATCAGCCAGTCAAGATCAGCAACTCCTGAGATGGGTAACACAGAGCTCCTGCATCCACGACCTACTGAGGATGTTGGCAGTCATACTCAGCAGTCAACAAGAAGGCATGGATCTGAAGATGACTGTTTAA